From the Cryptomeria japonica chromosome 2, Sugi_1.0, whole genome shotgun sequence genome, one window contains:
- the LOC131032213 gene encoding ethylene-responsive transcription factor ERF016-like: protein MPNSRAKIWLGSYDNAEQAARAFDAAIYYLRGPHANFNFPDTIPAIPSALSLSRQQIQLAAAKYARGQIPSTAKNFTEEAEILPKSSLISETEALSDIQKTSEELDLEFFETLFEDENWFFNSEKFPSLDASTSESTPLTEMQRPAESIKVAQISCQKFCMGRCRCTPSSLE from the coding sequence ATGCCCAATTCCCGGGCTAAAATTTGGCTCGGCTCTTACGACAATGCTGAACAGGCAGCCCGTGCTTTCGATGCCGCCATTTATTACCTTCGAGGACCTCACGCCAATTTCAATTTTCCCGACACCATACCCGCCATTCCGTCTGCTTTATCGCTTTCCCGGCAGCAGATTCAGCTTGCAGCGGCCAAATATGCGCGTGGTCAAATCCCCTCCACTGCCAAAAATTTTACGGAGGAGGCCGAGATTTTGCCCAAATCGTCCCTAATTTCGGAAACAGAGGCATTAAGTGACATTCAAAAGACTTCCGAGGAACTGGATCTTGAATTTTTTGAAACTTTGTTCGAGGATGAGAATTGGTTCTTTAATTCAGAGAAATTCCCGTCACTTGACGCATCGACGTCGGAATCAACGCCATTAACAGAGATGCAGAGACCTGCAGAGTCGATTAAAGTGGCGCAAATTTCTTGTCAGAAATTTTGTATGGGACGGTGTAGATGCACTCCAAGCTCTCTGGAATGA